A region of Polyodon spathula isolate WHYD16114869_AA chromosome 4, ASM1765450v1, whole genome shotgun sequence DNA encodes the following proteins:
- the asip2b gene encoding agouti-signaling protein 2b, whose translation MKLRVFQVLFLKLYKIFLKEVKMFRRLLFCYCIIQTICLKPIMESKPSAAEENSEHPKGVLISSVEAESLNQEKSDALLARQTQEQQIVRLLKPQQESWQPTRRCPRVLESCIPHSLCCDLCTTCHCRFFNAICYCRRLSRNCERKT comes from the exons ATGAAATTGAGAGTATTCCAAGTACTGTTCTTAAAGCTTTACAAG aTCTTTTTAAAAGAAGTCAAAATGTTTAGAAGATTGTTATTCTGCTACTGTATCATTCAGACGATTTGTTTAAAACCAATAATGGAATCGAAGCCTTCAGCAGCGGAGGAAAACTCAGAGCACCCCAAAGGCGTTCTTATATCATCTGTGGAAGCAG AAAGTCTGAATCAGGAGAAATCAGATGCTTTGTTAGCAAGGCAAACTCAGGAGCAGCAGATTGTCAGACTTTTG aAGCCTCAGCAGGAATCCTGGCAGCCTACACGAAGATGCCCCcgggtcctggagagctgcattCCTCACTCCCTGTGTTGTGATCTTTGCACGACCTGTCATTGCCGATTCTTCAATGCTATTTGCTACTGCAGACGACTGAGCCGCAACTGTGAGAGGAAAACATAG
- the LOC121314165 gene encoding serine/threonine-protein kinase H1-like, whose amino-acid sequence MGCGTSKVLPEPPKNCYVDFVKSVVKCNNKQKLCHEEPLKTSGNKTDFWGIYNSGTYQQQQQNQHLLWQEGVKRNKVAKYRARFDSRVTARYDIKALIGRGSFSRVVRVEHKATKQPFAIKMIETKAKEGREVCESELSVLRRVSHCNIIQLIEVLESQERVYMVMELATGGELFDRIIAKGSFTERDATQVLQMVLDGVKYLHSLGISHRDLKPENLLYYHPGTDSKILVTDFGLANSGNKGGDWSMRTTCGTPEYIAPEILLRKPYTSAVDMWALGVITYILLSGSMPFEDENRTRLYRMILKGKYSFAGDPWSSVSNLAKDYINRLLTVDPSERMTATQALKHPWIVTMAASSSMKNLHRSISQNLMRRASSHCQSSKSGQSSRSSRSRRIWEKEILERNLKYQPHYEQQ is encoded by the exons ATGGGCTGCGGGACAAGTAAAGTGCTGCCGGAGCCCCCCAAGAACTGCTACGTGGATTTTGTGAAATCGGTGGTGAAATGTAACAACAAGCAAAAACTATGTCATGAAGAGCCCCTTAAAACATCTGGGAATAAAACCGATTTCTGGGGCATTTATAACTCTGGGAcctatcagcagcagcagcagaaccagCATTTGCTATGGCAGGAAGGAGTGAAACGGAACAAAGTCGCAAAATATAGAGCGAGGTTTGATTCAAGAGTGAcagccag GTATGACATCAAGGCTCTCATAGGGAGGGGAAGCTTCAGCAGGGTGGTTAGAGTAGAGCACAAGGCCACCAAGCAACCGTTTGCCATCAAGATGATAGAAACCAAAGCCAAGGAGGGTCGGGAGGTGTGCGAATCCGAACTGAGCGTGCTCAGGAGAGTCAGCCATTGCAATATCATCCAGCTCATCGAGGTGCTGGAGTCCCAGGAGCGCGTCTATATGGTGATGGAGCTGGCCACCGGAGGGGAGCTTTTTGACAGAATCATCGCTAAAGGCTCATTCACGGAACGGGATGCGACGCAGGTCCTGCAGATGGTTTTAGATGGAGTGAAGTACTTGCACAGCTTGGGGATTTCCCATAGGGATTTGAAACCAGAGAACCTGTTGTACTATCATCCAGGTACAGACTCAAAGATCTTGGTAACTGATTTTGGATTGGCTAACTCAGGCAATAAAGGCGGAGACTGGTCAATGAGGACGACCTGTGGGACACCAGAGTATATTGCACCAGAGATCCTGTTGAGGAAGCCCTACACCAGTGCAGTGGACATGTGGGCTCTCGGTGTGATCACGTACATTTTGTTGAGTGGATCTATGCCATTTGAAGATGAGAATCGCACAAGGCTTTACAGAATGATCCTGAAGGGAAAGTACAGCTTTGCTGGTGAT CCATGGTCCAGCGTTTCCAACCTAGCTAAGGACTACATCAACAGGCTGTTGACAGTTGACCCAAGCGAACGCATGACTGCGACCCAGGCACTGAAGCACCCGTGGATCGTTACCATGGCAGCCTCATCCTCCATGAAGAACCTCCACCGCTCTATCTCCCAGAACCTGATGCGCCGGGCGTCCTCCCACTGCCAGAGCTCCAAGTCGGGACAGTCCAGTCGCTCTAGTCGGTCTCGCCGCATTTGGGAAAAGGAAATCCTGGAGCGCAACCTGAAATACCAGCCCCACTACGAGCAACAATGA